The genomic DNA TCTGCAAACCGCAGCCGGTTTAGGGACCTTCGAAACACAGTTCCACACGGCGATCCAGGCGGACTTGACGGCCGCTGTGGCGGGCAACCTCGTCCCTGCGCCGTTCACGAATCTGGATACGTTCGCGCGAGGCCTGGGCTTCGACGAAGATGACGTCCAGGCGACGATTGCCGCTTTGAATACGCTGATCCCGCCGTATTCGGTGCTGACCACGATGCTGATGAACGCCGACCAGTGGGACGGCTATAACGCTGAACGTCTTAGCCTGATGAGCTTTCTGACGAACAACAGCATCAGGAATGTGGTGGCGCTGACCGGCGACCTCAATGCGTTTGCCGCCGGCACCGTGATGAACGATTTCGATGCAGCCACGCCGGTGCCCGTCATGGTCGATCTGGTGACTGCCGGTATCTCGAGCACTTCGCTGTTCACCTCGTACGTGACCTTCGTCAACAATCCCGCCAATCATCTGGGATGGTTGGGCAAGGTTGCCCCGGCGACCGGCCCCAATAGCCTCGACACCATGTTGACGTCGAACAACAGCTGGCTTGCCTACGCGGATACCAACGCGCAGGGCTATAGCGTCATTACGCTCACACCGGGCACGCTGACCTGTAACTTCCGCAAGCTCGCTCCGGTCAGCCCGACCGGCCAGGTGCCCACGGCGGCCAATGCGGTGGCCAGCACCCGGGTCGTTACGGTGCAAGCGAATACGGCGGAGGTCACCGTCTCGCCGATGTAAGCTATGGGTGTGAAAGCAGATGGCCCGGCACGAAGTATCCGCCCGGGCCTATGCAACTGAGCGCGTTGATCAGCTGGACCCGGTGCTGCGGATCGTCGCGCGCGGCGCCGCACCGCTTCGCGAGCGTAAGCGACTACGGGCGTTCTGTCGTGAGGAACTGTGGCGCCGCGCAGGCTTTTCTTCGCTGGAAGACTATCTGGTGACGGGAGTCGTCTTCACGTATTTCCCCGTTGATGGATGGAGCTGGCGGTGGCCGCACTTTTTGTAGCGCCCTTCGACGAGACGGAGGCAAGGCTACGTCGGTCGTTTCTGGAAAGACAATCTCCGCCTTGCCTCTCGCTGTTCTTTAACTCGGCGTGACGTGCAATGAAAGAGGTAACTCAAGTTGGTCGACTTGCCGATGCGATGGCTCGTGCGTCCTCGTAGATGATTTGACATGCGAATCATCTCTCCGGTGCGGACGGTGTCGAGACAGCAGTTAATGTCGACGACATTCCACCATCCGAACTGGTGGCGAGGTCGCCGATCGAAAGTATGCCGACCAGACGTTTCTCCTCGTCGACCACGGGCACGCGGCGGATTTGCGAGCCTTCCATTTTTCGTTTCACATCCTCAACATCGTCTGTCTCGTAGCACCAGGTTGGCGGCCCGCTGACAACGCCTTCGATTCTTTCGTCCGGTGGTACGCCTGCGGATACCGCGCGTACCACAATGTCGCGGTCGGTCAGCATGCCAAGAAGGCTCGTACCGTCGCAAACGGGCAGCGCCCCAACGTTCAGCTCATCCATCATCCTTGCCGCTTCACGCAGGCTTTGCGTCGGACCGATGGTCGCCGCGTCGCGTGTCATCACTTCTGCAACTGTTGTCATCATGAACTCCTTGCGGTACGTTGTGTCGACCTTTCAAGTCGAGCATCGCCTGTACCTGAGGCGTACAAACGCGTTTGCCCACTCGCCATAGATCGGCCGAACCGCCCTATGCGCCGCGCCCCATCGAATCGACAGGCCTCCATCGATGGTCCAAGTGTACCTGTCCACTCTTGGGCCAATCCTCAGACGGAGCGTCGGACCGCTTGTTAGCGCATGACACGCGGCGCGCCTGCGGCGCGCAATGACCGATCAGCCGAGTCGCATTAACTGACTGCCGAAAAGACTCACAAAGAGGCCACGACCAGGCCGCGCATCCTTGGCGGCGCTGTATCCGGCAAGGTGGAACTGGCAGCAGCTAATCGTCAACGAACGCGGCGCCGCACCGCACGGCGAATGCAAATGCCGCCAACACAACTGAGATCAGCATTCAAGGTTGAGTTCGCGCGGGGTGCGTCGCATATATCGAGTGCGATGTCGCCGAAGGCTCGAAGGCCACTGTCGGCAAAATACTGGATAATTTCGTTGTTGCACGCCCCTCGCGGAAGACCTCAAAAGGCGCGGGTGCATTGACTGCGTGGACGCTGTGCTTGCTTACGGTCGCCCGCCTTCGTCGGCGCCACGGATAGGCACGACGCGATCCCATGGCATTGTCGTCGGAGCGCCATTTCAATGCGTACGCGGTGAGTTGCTCTGATGATGCGCAGGCAGCTGCGCCGCCAGTTTGCAACTGTGGTTTGGCTCGGACGTGCAAGCAAACAATGGGGCCTGTTGGCGCGGAGGTCAATGATGGACCTCGAACACGAGTTGCAGCAGTTACATCTCGCCGATCAGCACATCGCGCGAGGGCGAAATCTCATCGAGTGCCAGATGAGGACAATACACAAGCTCCAGCGAGACGGCCACGATACCTCACAGGCAGTGAGACTACTGAACGAACTGCGCGCGTCGCTCGAGGCGATGATGGAACATCGTGCGGTCATACAGGAGACCGTCAAGCTGATGGAGCTTCAGGGGAGTCGGAGGATGCGATAGTCGCGACAAGGCAATCCCATCGGTTCAAATCGGCGCATCCAACGGACATTTACGGATAGCAGCTCTATGTCGGTGGTGGGCTGCTTCCGGTCGCGTCCAGCTGACCGCGTCGGGCGCCCATCGACTCTTGAGGCGACATTGATGGCGTCCGGTGGGTCGCCGGAGCAGCAAATAACCAGCCGCTGGCGCGGCACAAGGGTTGCGCGCACCTCACGCCGAAGCCGCCAACACTTGAAAAGGCGATGACCTACGGCACCTTCCCAAACTGGCTGCACACGCTCTCAATCACGTGGATCGTCATAGGGGCAATCTGCGCGGTCGTCATTTCCGTTGACGAGATTCGATACCCACAAAAAATGGGGATCATGAACCTCGTCTGGCCGCTAGCGGCGTTGTTTGGTACCGCTGTGTGGCTGGCTGCCTACTACGCTTGGGGACGCAACGTCCCGGACGCGGGAAAGGAATCCAGTGCGCAGCCGTTCGCAGTGATGGTGATAAAAGGAACGAGTCACTGCGGCGCCGGCTGCACGCTCGGCGACATAATTGTTGAATGGTCGGCTTTTGCCTTTCCCGCCTTAGCTGTATGGTTTGGGTGGCATACGCTATTCAGCGAAAAAACTTTCGCTGTCTGGATTCCCGACTTCATCGTCGCCTTTTTGATCGGCATAGTGTTTCAGTACTTCACGATCAACCCAATGCGTGAGCTGTCCGTAGGTGCAGGGGTGCTCGCCGCTGCCAAAGCTGACATAGCCTCAATCACGGCCTGGCAGGTTGGCATGTATGGACTCATGGCGATCATCCAATTCTTGTGGTTCAAGCCGGTGTATGGGGGAATTGCGAAGGTCGTGAGCGCTGAATTCTGGTTCGCTATGCAGATTGCGATGCTCGCGGGATTTATGACCAGCTATCCCGTCAATTGGTGGCTAATCCGTATCGGCGTGAAGGAAAAGATGTAGCAGGTGAATCCACGGGTCCGACGAATGTGTCGATCGTTTCAGGACAGTCAGGTCCGTAGGCTTGCGGCTTGCGGCATTCGGCATGCGAGTTTGCTAGCCGCAATCATCACTTTCCATTCACCCTACGGAGGATCAAATGGCGCAACAGGAACATCAATCTTGCATAGAGGCTTGCGACGCATGCGCTGCGGCTTGCGACCATTGCGCAACGGCATGTCTTTCTGAACCGAACGTAGCCGCCATGGTGGAGTGCATCAAGTCGGATATGGACTGCGCGGACATTTGCCGTCTCGCGTCTGCTGTCATGGCTCGTGACAGCAGTCGTGCACAGGAGATTTGCTCATTGTGCGCGTCGATCTGCGATGCCTGCGCCGCTGAATGCGAAAAGCACCAGCACGAACATTGCAAACAATGCGCGGAAGCTTGCCGGAAATGCGCCGATGAATGTCGGGGCATGAGCCGATAATAGACGGACCGCCCGCTGTGCTTGCCATGCTCGCCGCAACGACGAGGGCGACGACGGGCGGAAGCGATGCGCCTCGTAGCTCCGGCAGCGGGCATGCGGCGTGCGGAGCGCTCGCAGCACCGACCGAGGAGCGCGCAATGGCAGATCAACCGGGTCCGAACGATGGACAGGCGGCGGGACAAGCCTCTCCGCACCTCGACGAGAAGGAACGCGATCAGGCGTCCGCGCACAGTTCTCCACATGCGCTCGTGATTCACGAAATCATTCGCGAGGAAGGCGAGACGGCTCTCGGGCGCAAGCCACTCGCGCTGCTGTGGTCCGCGCTGGCAGCTGGGCTGTCTATGGGCTTTTCGTTCCTGACTCAGGCCGTTCTCGAACGCAAGGCGCCGTCCGGAACCGATAGTGTCTCGCTTATCGCCGCCGCCGGCTACTGCGTCGGCTTTATCATCGTCGTGCTGGGGCGCCAGCAGCTTTTTACTGAGAGCACGCTGACTGTCCTGCTGCCGGTGCTCACGCGGCGAGACCTGCACACGGCTGCCGCCGCGCTTCGGCTATGGCTCATTGTGCTAGCCGCCAATCTGGCCGGCACGTGGTTATTCGCTGGAATGCTCGCCACGCCGACATCGTTTGCCGGTAAGCTTGCGCCCGTTTTAGACCAGTTGGCGCAAGCGTCATACGAGTCGTCGTTCGCAACAACGACGCTTAAGGCGGTCCTCGCGGGCTGGCTGATTGCCTTGATGGTGTGGCTGCTGCCGAGGGCGAGGTCTGCCGCGGTACTGATTGTCGCCATTCTGACGTACGTCGTCGCGATCTGCGATCTGTCGCACGTCATCGCGGGCTCGGTGGAAGCCGCGTATGCGGTGCTGCGCGGCAATGCGGTCGTGTACGACTATCTGCTGCGTTTTCTCGCGCCCACGCTGCTCGGCAACGTAGTAGGCGGCATTGCGCTCGTCGGCCTGCTGAACCACGCGTCGATTGCGCCGGAGATGACCGGCCGCACATGAGCGATCCCAGGCGCATGCATCGCGTGGACTTTTCGACTACGGCTTTGCAGCGCCTCGTTTCCGCGGCGGCGTGTCGCTGAACAAAATCGACCACTTCACTCCGCGCTCAGGTGCGGTCTGCACATCGAGTCGGCCGCCGATACCGTTCAGCATCAGACGTACGGTACGCAGCCCCGTGCTCTCCAGCGCAGCAGCCGGCAAGCCGTGCCCATTGTCCGAAATTGTTACGGCGCACAGGTCGTCTGCCTCGCGCGTCATCGAAACCGTAATCTGCCCCTCGCTACCGCCGAATGCGTGCTCGACGGAATTGGCGACGAGTTCATTCACGATCGTTCCGACGGTCGTACACGTATCGAGGTCGACGTCGATGCCGAACTGAAGTTCGATCTTCAACGCGATGCCGCTGGTCCTCAATGCATAGAAGTCGTCGAAGCTCGCCGCCATTGCGCTCAGATAACGCCCGAGATCGGCACGTTCTGCCTGGACGCTCAACCCAAGCAGGTGGTCGTATAGCGATGCCATCGCAAACACGCGGCGCTCGATGTCGCGCAGATTTTTACGGCAGCCGTCGTCGGTCGTCTGAAGCACGCTGCGTTGAACCATCGCAATGATCAGCTGGAAGTTGTTGCGGATTCGATGTTGCTGCTCGCGCAGTAGCACTGCTTTCGCGTCGCGTTCGACGATAAGCGCGGCGCGTGCATGGATCTTTTCGATGTTGTCCGCCAGTACGCCTGCGACGACTGCAAGGAACGAGATGTGAAAGGCGCCGATCTGCGTCGGCTCGGGAAAGTCCACTTCGAGGATGCCATAAGGTCCGTCATGGTTGATCAACGGAAGACTCACCGACGTGACGACGTTGTTGTCCTTCAGGATGTCAGGCAGCGACTCGGGCGGGCGCCGGCGCACATCAATGTCGATCACCGGCTCGGCATTCTTTAGCGCCTCGCCGGCTGGATTACCTTCCACCGCTTTCCCTGCAGTCCGGCCGATTGCGCCAGCGGGCATTCCACACTGGCTCTTCAGCACCAGCGTGTCGTCTGTACGGTCGATCTCCAGAATTTTAGCCATGGGCGCGGGACATCCTTGCGCGGCGGTATGCACTGCGCCGTTTAGCACCTGTTGCAGTGGCGCCTCTCCCTGCGAGGCCTCGATCATCCTTGCGATCAATTGCCGCTGCCGCAATACGTCGCTCAACGACACCATGTCGTTGGGGTCGGCGACGATACGGCTCAATGACGCAGCCAACGTTGCTGCTTGCGCGGTTCCCATTCTTGCCACCGTGAAGGTCGATTATCTGTACCCGGGGCGCGCAAGTCATGTACCTCGGAACATTTCTCCGCCATGTACAGCATCATGGCGACGAAGGAACCAACGCCGGACAACGCGCAACCGGACAATGCGGGCAAAGAAAACGCTGGCACGGACGCAAGCGACGCGGGCACGTTCGAAACCGATATTTCCGAAACCGGCGAGGACGGCACCACGGTGCGCCAGGCCGAAGTCAGCGAACAGGACTTGCGTGAGGTCAAGCCGGACTCCGAGCGCAGCGGCCGGAAGGAGTCAGGCAAGCGTGAGGGACCGGGCGTGTGAGCCCTTTGACGATGCGCTAACGCGACGGCCGCCGCAGCATCGCGGCGACGAACAACCCCGCGCCGAGCGCAACATAAACGGCGGCCAGCGATTTGCCTGACAGGCGCACTTCGAAACCTGGGGTAAGCCGCGGCGGCACAACCTTATAGTCGACCGCATACGCTGTCGCTGCCGTTGCCGCCGCAGCCGCTGCGGTGGCAACCGGCTGTTGTCTCTGGCGCGCGTCGGGCATGCGGCCGATCAATGTCTCGAACAGCATCGCCCAGAAGATCGCGGACGCCTCATGAATCGCGAAACCCGTCACGGTGTGGCGCAAGCTGAAGCCGCGTTGGCGCAATGCGCGGCGCGGCCACAGGCAATGTGTGACTGCGTTCACCGGGGCGAACGCGGAGCCGCCTTCGCTGACCGATCGTGCGCACGCAGTGCCAGCTGCGAACAGTCCCGCAATGAGGCCCGAAGGCACGGCGCGGCAGGCCGTCGCGCAAAGCGATTTGTACCAGGTGGGGTGGCTTGCGTGCGCGAGCGATTTCATTATGCGGCTCCGTGTCGATGCTTCGGCCCGCGCGGGCCGGTTGTGGCGGCACGCCAGCCAGGGCGTGCTGCCCGCTTACATCAGTAGCATCGCGCGTTCCCCCTCGCTCGCCCATCTCCGCGGCGTCACGCGACATGGCTTTGACGCTCGCATTATCCATGGTCATTTCCGATCCAATCGTGGCCTGCGCGGATTTAAACAGTTATCGCAGGTGCCCCAGCGTTCGAACCCTCGCGCGTCGCTAACGTAATCGAGCACTTCGCGCCAACGGCGTCCGACCGCAGGCACGAATTCGCGCTACACGCGTATTTCGTCAGCCGGCGGTGTTGCGACTAGAACTGCTGGCCCGCCGGGAATTGACTTTGCTCGTTAATGGTTAGCGAAGCTTTGAACCAGGTGGCGACCATGATGCATCCGTCAATAACTATCGTCGTCGTTCGAGAAGACCCTCGAATACAGGACGCACAAATTCTGCTCGACGAATCCAGTGCTGCTTTTGCGATATTTTCAGGCGACAGCGGACAATCGCGCTTTCGCACCGAAGACTTATGCTCGGCCAGAGGAGAGTATCTGATAGCGAGAACCGCGCAGGGTGAGCCTCTCGGCTGCGGCGCATTTCGGAGGTTCGACTATGGCGTTGCTGAGGTCACGCGGATTTATAGCAGGCAAAGCCGAATCGGGGTTGGGCAGGCGATTCTGCAAAAGCTGGAGCTCGGCGCGGTTACTGCTGGTTATCACACACTGATCACTGAAGCGCCGTCATCCAACAAGCGAGCCGTTCGGTTCTATGAACACAATGGATTTACCCCAGCCGCGCCATTCGGTGTATGCGCGCAATCCCCAGGCGTTTGTTACTTCTCGAAAGCGCTGTGCTCCATCACTGCTTAGGGCGGCCAGCAAGATGACTAATTTTAACGACACTTGGTGTTGCTGTCGTGAGATCTACCGCTAGCGGTAGTCGGATCGGGCCTGCATGTGTCTTTCGCGCCGGGCTTACGCGTAATGGTGACCCGGTCGAGCTTACGCGGAATCTGCGCGAAGGTTTCCGGCGAAACACCGAAAACCGCTCCGAGCACATCGAGGGGAATAGAACTCAGCGAGGCCACGATGCCCACGTCGTCAGCCGGCTCGCTCGCACTCGTATTGAAGATAATGAGGACAACGAGGTCCTCAGTGTCGCTAGCGTTTTCGAAATAGTGAAAGTGCCCTTGCGGCGCGAAGACGAGATCGCCTTGCGTCACGTCGAACGTGTCGTGAGTGGCTTCGGGTCCCACGAAGCTCCAGCGAGCTGACCCCGTAATGACGAAATTCAGTTCCCACGCGCTCGGGTGCCAATGAGGCTCCCGCACGCCGCCGGGTTCAAGCCGTGCCAGATACACCGAAGCCTGCTGGCCCGAAAGGATCTTCCAGTTGTCCCCGGTCGCACCCTGTAGAGTACCGCCGTCGAAGACGTCTGGCGCCCATGTGGAGAGATGGAATGCGTGAGGGTGCTGACCGCTCCAGCCGCCGCCTGGCTGTCCGGAGGAGGTCAACGCAGGTGCGTCGTTGAAAGCCTTACGTGTTCGAACGTCGCCCGCTGCATGCGGGCCGGATGACGTTTCGGGGGCGCTTCGTTCGCCCGCGATAACGGCGGTGTGTCGGGACGAAGCTTCGATGTCCGGTTGTTGCGCGCCGTCACCCGGCGTGTTGGAGTTGGACATGGTGATCCCTTGCAGAGCGGATTAGTGAGGCGCAAGCGCTTCGGCATCGCCGAATGGAGCGTTTGCACGTTTGCCCAGCTCCGTCAAAGATTCGTCGGATTGCCGGGGTCTGGCTTTCCCTTTTCCGCGTTCTCGCGCTGATCGCCTAAGTCCTTGCGGTTATCGCCTTCGGTGATTTGCGCTTCGCCCTTCAGTTTCTGGTCGTCATTGCCGGTGATCGAACCTACTCCTTTATTGACGTATCCCTTCAGTTCCTCTTTGATTCCCTGTGTCTTATCGCTGGCCATCATCGACTCCCTCAAGACAATTTAATCGGTGGCGCTTAGTGCTGCGTTGCGGTCGCCGACATTTTGTCGCGCAAAGGGCGTGCCGCACGGACCTGCGTTTAAGGGACGGCAACCTGCCGAATATCAGTGGCCACTCCAAGCACCGGGTGGCGGCCTTAGCTGTCAGTTCCAGATATGCTTTCCGTGTTCCGCCAGCTGCTTGAGCAGTGGTCCCAGCTCTTCCAGCGACAACGAAAACTTCGGATCGTCGCCATCCAGAGCGCTCATCGGCATTCCCGGCGCCTCAGCCTGTGCGGGGTGCTGGACTATCCCGATACCGCCGGCGAGCCTGATCTTTCTAAGGCCAAGCGTCCCATCGCTGCCGCAACCGGTCAGAACCACTCCAGCCACTCGCGGGCCATAGCATTCGGCTGCGGACTCGAACAGTCGGTCCGCGGCTGGCCGTACGCGGTGCAGTTTGGGCCCAGCGTCGAGTCGCAGTATTTCGCCGGGCACAACGATCAGGTGTCGGTCGGGCGGCGCAATGTACATCTGGCCTGCGTGTATGCGATCGCCATTTCGAGCATACGTGACCGGAAGCGTCGTGTTCCTTTGTATGATGCGATCCAGCATTCCAGGGCTTCCAGGCCCTGTGTGAAGGACCACCAATATCGTGCCGGGGAACCCGCGGTCAAGTAAGGAGGCGAGGCGTGAAAGTGCCTTCAGGCCGCCAAGGGACGCGCCGATTACGATCAGATCGCGATATGCGTTCATTGCCACTCCTCGATGCTGGAATAACGCCTCTCATCGTGCGAAAACGGACCCTGTCGCGCGAATGTTTTCACGACGCCAGGTCGAAATACGAGGCAGCACGTGGATCCATACTGGAAGAAACCAAGCTCATCGCCCTTTTGTACCTGTTGCCCGGGCAAGGCATTGACTACACACGATGACACCTCGGCCATGCCGACGAAGATGCATCCAACCATACCAATAGCAGTGTTGTCGCTTTCGATGGTGATAACGGCCCTTGCGGCGACGGCGGAGATGTAGCCCTGGGAGTCGTTGAGGCCGCTCGGGTCGACGCCTTCCGATTCAGCATCGGAGTAGTACGAACCACCGTTGGCATGCATTTGACGTGCCTGTATGCGCCCCCTGGATTCCTGTTGTTATGTTTCGCCCGCTCGAGCATGCATCCGGGCGCGCCTGCCTCTCACTGGAAGAAGATTGAAATAGTGTTCAATACGCGACAGCGCGTGAATCGCGGCTGCGTGGCGAACTTCGTTGCGACCTCCCGCGAATTGACGTGTCTCACAGAAGGTTGTCAGTTCGCCGTCGTCTGTCCTGAAGGACCAGGCAAAGCACTGGGTTCCTGGTGCGGGTCCCCCAGCTGGCGCACCGTCCGCGACACCAGTGTTCGATACGGCGATGTCTGCGCAGCACCCTTCCTGGCGCAACGCACCTTCAGCCATCTCGCGGGCTACTGCCTCGCTCGTCAGGCCATGCTCATCCATCGTTTTCTGACGGACACCGAGAAAGCCCGCCTTACCGGTTGGTGAGTAAGCAATAAAGCCAACGTCCAGACAGGTCCCGCTGCCGGGTACAGAGGCGAGAAGCGAGGCGATCTCGCCCGCCGTGCATGATTCGGCCGTTGCAAGCTTCTTGCCGCGAGAGCCAAGAAAAGAGACCACCTGTCGAGGGATATTCATGCTTTTCTCCTTGACGAAGGACTTGATCCAACGGGCTGCGGTCATCCTGCATGACCATCAGATTTTTTATCCGCCCGCGCAGATTTACCAGCGGCTGACGTCCACGTAGTTCAACGTCCTCTTTCTTCTGACCGATTTCGGCCCGTCCGCAGGCATACGCCATGCACATGTTTGCGCGCGACCCGCCGCAAATGGACCCGGTTTATAGGGATCCCGCGCAACTACGATGCCACCAGCCTGATGGATTGCGGGAAGCAGGTACGAGCCACATGCGTGGCAGGCTCGCGCCGGCCACTACATCAACGACAGGTGCCGACGATTCTCGGCGTAACGTCCTCAGGGAGCAAACCATGACCGCAAAAACTGTCCATGATCTTTTTGTCCATTCGCTTTCCGATATTTACAGCGCGGAAAAGCAGATGACAAAGGCTTTGCCGAAGCTTGCCCGAGCCGCGACCCATTCCGAACTGAGCGGCGCGTTCACGACGCACCTCGAAGAAACGCAAGGGCAGATCGAGCGCATCGATCAGGTGGTGGAGGCCTGCGGAATTCGCCTCAAGCGGGTGAAATGCGTTGCAATGGAGGGACTCATCGAGGAGGGACAGGAGCAGATCGACGAGATTGAAAGTGGACCGGTCCTCGACGCTGCGCTTATCGCCGCGGCACAGAAGGTCGAGCATTACGAGATTGCAGCCTACGGATCGGTCATCGCGCTCGCGAAGCAACTGGGAGAAACGCACGCGGTGACGCTTCTGCTGCAGACGCTGAAGGAAGAAAAGGCTACCGACGAAAAGCTGTCGCTGCTCGCAGAAGAAAAGATCGCGGCGGAAGCGTTGGGCAAGTAGCAACATGCGACAGCCATGACTACTGTATAGGGCGAACGTGAAAGTACGGCGTGCGACACATGCTCAAGACAACCACCTGCGGTTCGCGCTCGCGGGTTGGCAGATGGCGGTCTGGTTGGTCGCCGTCGCGCTTTCGTTTTCCCTGTGAGCCACAACGGCCGCCATCCACGCGGTGGCCGATTGGGCTTCGCCAGGTGTAAGACATGAAAACCGGACAGATCGACTCTAGCGCTGGCCGTGCCTCGCGTTTGTTGAACATCATGCGTGAATCCGTCAGCCGTTTTCTGGCGGACCGGTGCCCAATGATGGGCGCGAGCATCGGTTTCTACTCCGCGTTCTCGCTTGCGCCGACGCTGCTTATCGTGCTCGCTATCGTTGGATGGTTCTTCGGCGCGGAGGTGGGGAAGGGGCGCTTCTTTGGTCAGGTCAAAGCAATCATGGGTGCCGACGCCGCGAGCGCGATGCAGTCGATCGTCGAGCACGCCCACCGTGCTCAGGGCGGTGGCATTGCCGCAGCGCTTTCCGGCGTGCTACTCATCGTGGGTGCATCGGCGACATTCTCATCACTGAATACTGCGCTCGATGTGGTGTTTCGCGCCAAGCCGACGAAGGGCATTGCTGGCGTTGCCTTGCTCGTGCGAACCCGTGTACTTTCGTTCGCGCTCCTGATGGGGCTGGGCTTCCTTCTCGTAGTGTCGCTCGTGCTAGACGCCGCAGTCCAGTCATTGGGCAGTGCGATTTTCGGTAACAGCACACTGTCTATCGTGGCTGCGGTCGTGCAGTCGGTGCTCGGACTAACGGTTCTGACAGTCGGTCTGTCGGCGCTGATCAAGTGGTTGCCCGACACCAGAGTCGAGATTCGCCACGCGGCAGCCGGCGGTCTGGTCGCAGCCGTGCTATTCACGATCGGCCGCCATCTTTTCGGTCTCTATCTGGTCCACGCGGGCACCGCGGGAGCGTTCGGCGCTGCAGGCTCGCTGGCCGTTCTGATGATGTGGCTGTATTTCTGCGCGGCAGTGTTCCTGTTTGGGGCCGAGGTAGCTGCGGCAGCGGAAGATAAGGGGCGGGCGACTGAAGCACGGTCTGGACCGGCGCGACTGAAACAGTGATTGCGGCAGAGAAGCCGCCGCTGCCCGGCCAGGCTATGGCTCGAGGGGCTCGATATCCGCTTCGGCCAGCATCTTCAGCAGCGACAGGCTGGGGGCGGGGAGGGGGTACCCGGAGCGGCATGAAAAATGCTGACCGTCTTCACCCTTCGTTCACCCCGATCAGTCATGAAGCGCAATCGTCCTTCATACCGCGGGTTGCCGAGTGCGCGTGGCCGCTATGCCGCGGCCGGGTGGCTGGCCACTTCTGCGATATCGGCTCCGCGGCTGGCAGACGCCGAGCCGCAGCAGAATGCCTTGCTGCCTGCGGGTGTGCAGGCCGCGCACATCGGGCAGTTGTGGAATCTCACGCTGGTGGTCTGCACGATTGTCTTTGCGGCCGTGCTGCTCGCCACGCTCGTCGCGCTCATGCGCAGCCGGCGAGACAACGCCGTGGCCGCGCCCGACCTCGATTCCTTGACTCGTCCCGAGCGGCGCACGCGCCGGGTGGTCGCGGCCGCCAGCATCGTTTCCGTGGTCGCGCTGTGCGGCCTGATCGTCGCCGACGTGCTGACCGATCGCGCGTTGTCGAAGCTGCCTGTCGATAACCCGGTGCGCATCGACATGACGGGGCAGCAGTGGTGGTGGCAGGTGCAATATCCGGCCGGGCAGGACATGGCTGGTTTTGCGACTGCCAATGAACTGCACATTCCCGTGGGCCACCCGGTTATCGTGTCGCTGAAGGCCGGCGACGTGATCCACAGCTTCTGGGTGCCGAGCCTGCACGGCAAGAAAGACATGCTGCCCGGCATCACGACGTCGATCGTGTTTCGCGCGGACAAGCCCGGCGTTTACCGCGGCCAATGCGCAGAGTTTTGCGGAGCCCAGCATGCATTGATGGCGGTGCTGGTCATTGCGGAGCCGCCCGAACGTTACGACGCATGGCTGCGGCAGCAGGCTCAGCCGGCCCGGGCCCCGCTTGACGCGACGGCGCAACATGGCCGCGACGTCTTCGAGAAATCGGCGTGCGCGGGCTGCCATACAG from Paraburkholderia edwinii includes the following:
- a CDS encoding cupin domain-containing protein; the protein is MSNSNTPGDGAQQPDIEASSRHTAVIAGERSAPETSSGPHAAGDVRTRKAFNDAPALTSSGQPGGGWSGQHPHAFHLSTWAPDVFDGGTLQGATGDNWKILSGQQASVYLARLEPGGVREPHWHPSAWELNFVITGSARWSFVGPEATHDTFDVTQGDLVFAPQGHFHYFENASDTEDLVVLIIFNTSASEPADDVGIVASLSSIPLDVLGAVFGVSPETFAQIPRKLDRVTITRKPGAKDTCRPDPTTASGRSHDSNTKCR
- a CDS encoding CsbD family protein; protein product: MMASDKTQGIKEELKGYVNKGVGSITGNDDQKLKGEAQITEGDNRKDLGDQRENAEKGKPDPGNPTNL
- a CDS encoding CBS domain-containing protein; this translates as MTTVAEVMTRDAATIGPTQSLREAARMMDELNVGALPVCDGTSLLGMLTDRDIVVRAVSAGVPPDERIEGVVSGPPTWCYETDDVEDVKRKMEGSQIRRVPVVDEEKRLVGILSIGDLATSSDGGMSSTLTAVSTPSAPER
- a CDS encoding DUF4396 domain-containing protein, whose product is MTYGTFPNWLHTLSITWIVIGAICAVVISVDEIRYPQKMGIMNLVWPLAALFGTAVWLAAYYAWGRNVPDAGKESSAQPFAVMVIKGTSHCGAGCTLGDIIVEWSAFAFPALAVWFGWHTLFSEKTFAVWIPDFIVAFLIGIVFQYFTINPMRELSVGAGVLAAAKADIASITAWQVGMYGLMAIIQFLWFKPVYGGIAKVVSAEFWFAMQIAMLAGFMTSYPVNWWLIRIGVKEKM
- a CDS encoding histidine kinase dimerization/phosphoacceptor domain -containing protein, which translates into the protein MGTAQAATLAASLSRIVADPNDMVSLSDVLRQRQLIARMIEASQGEAPLQQVLNGAVHTAAQGCPAPMAKILEIDRTDDTLVLKSQCGMPAGAIGRTAGKAVEGNPAGEALKNAEPVIDIDVRRRPPESLPDILKDNNVVTSVSLPLINHDGPYGILEVDFPEPTQIGAFHISFLAVVAGVLADNIEKIHARAALIVERDAKAVLLREQQHRIRNNFQLIIAMVQRSVLQTTDDGCRKNLRDIERRVFAMASLYDHLLGLSVQAERADLGRYLSAMAASFDDFYALRTSGIALKIELQFGIDVDLDTCTTVGTIVNELVANSVEHAFGGSEGQITVSMTREADDLCAVTISDNGHGLPAAALESTGLRTVRLMLNGIGGRLDVQTAPERGVKWSILFSDTPPRKRGAAKP
- a CDS encoding formate/nitrite transporter family protein, translating into MADQPGPNDGQAAGQASPHLDEKERDQASAHSSPHALVIHEIIREEGETALGRKPLALLWSALAAGLSMGFSFLTQAVLERKAPSGTDSVSLIAAAGYCVGFIIVVLGRQQLFTESTLTVLLPVLTRRDLHTAAAALRLWLIVLAANLAGTWLFAGMLATPTSFAGKLAPVLDQLAQASYESSFATTTLKAVLAGWLIALMVWLLPRARSAAVLIVAILTYVVAICDLSHVIAGSVEAAYAVLRGNAVVYDYLLRFLAPTLLGNVVGGIALVGLLNHASIAPEMTGRT
- a CDS encoding four-helix bundle copper-binding protein, whose protein sequence is MAQQEHQSCIEACDACAAACDHCATACLSEPNVAAMVECIKSDMDCADICRLASAVMARDSSRAQEICSLCASICDACAAECEKHQHEHCKQCAEACRKCADECRGMSR
- a CDS encoding GNAT family N-acetyltransferase, with the protein product MMHPSITIVVVREDPRIQDAQILLDESSAAFAIFSGDSGQSRFRTEDLCSARGEYLIARTAQGEPLGCGAFRRFDYGVAEVTRIYSRQSRIGVGQAILQKLELGAVTAGYHTLITEAPSSNKRAVRFYEHNGFTPAAPFGVCAQSPGVCYFSKALCSITA